One Azospirillum sp. B510 genomic window carries:
- a CDS encoding cold-shock protein: protein MFDRPPRQGFRAPEITKSNVTATVKWFNPTKGFGFVSPEDGSPDAFLHVSAVQAAGYDALDEGTTITCDLARGPKGPQVASIHSVDASTAQRSARPRTGGFDRGGYDRGGYDAGGSGGEEVDGTVKWFNADKGFGFITPSTGGKDVFVHVNVLRRSGMQTLQEGDQVRVTVRQGQKGPEAGKVEYL from the coding sequence ATGTTCGACCGCCCGCCCCGCCAGGGCTTCCGCGCTCCCGAGATCACCAAGTCCAACGTCACCGCCACCGTGAAGTGGTTCAACCCCACCAAGGGGTTCGGCTTCGTGTCGCCTGAGGACGGTTCGCCCGATGCCTTCCTGCACGTCTCCGCGGTTCAGGCCGCCGGCTACGACGCGCTGGACGAAGGCACCACCATCACCTGTGACCTGGCCCGTGGGCCGAAGGGTCCGCAGGTGGCCTCCATCCACTCGGTCGATGCGTCGACCGCTCAGCGTTCGGCCCGTCCGCGGACCGGCGGCTTCGACCGTGGCGGCTATGACCGCGGCGGCTACGATGCCGGCGGCAGCGGCGGCGAAGAGGTCGACGGCACCGTGAAGTGGTTCAATGCCGACAAGGGCTTTGGCTTCATCACGCCCAGCACCGGTGGCAAGGACGTCTTCGTCCATGTCAACGTGCTGCGCCGTTCGGGCATGCAGACCCTTCAGGAAGGCGATCAGGTGCGCGTCACCGTTCGCCAGGGCCAGAAGGGTCCGGAAGCGGGCAAGGTCGAGTACCTGTAA
- a CDS encoding ribonuclease T2 family protein, producing MRCAAAAFLSVLVAGLFAASPSWAQRRAEPGNFDYYLLSLSWTPTYCARDKNGPDPDQCGERKYGFVVHGLWPQYNDGSYPATCTRDRNLPKAVVDQTMTVMPSVGLMMHEWTKHGTCSGLNATDYFAKLRGAAAKVAIPEQLKVPGPTVPATQVERLFLEANPGLTAEGVAIICSRRDVAEVRVCLNKDLGFVACGQKVVDRCRDRDAVLSADVAPSQPRRTTPPTAIPVLPPAPAPAAATAR from the coding sequence ATGAGATGCGCCGCTGCCGCATTCCTGTCCGTTCTGGTTGCCGGACTGTTCGCCGCAAGCCCGTCCTGGGCGCAGAGGCGGGCGGAGCCGGGCAATTTCGACTATTACCTGCTGTCGCTGTCCTGGACGCCGACCTATTGCGCCCGCGACAAGAACGGCCCCGATCCCGACCAGTGCGGCGAGCGGAAATACGGCTTCGTCGTCCATGGCCTGTGGCCGCAATACAATGACGGCAGCTATCCCGCCACCTGCACGCGCGACCGCAACCTGCCCAAGGCGGTGGTGGACCAGACCATGACGGTGATGCCCAGCGTCGGGCTGATGATGCATGAATGGACCAAGCACGGGACCTGCTCCGGCCTGAACGCCACCGACTATTTCGCCAAGCTGCGCGGCGCGGCCGCCAAGGTGGCGATCCCGGAACAATTGAAGGTTCCCGGTCCGACCGTGCCGGCGACGCAGGTGGAACGCCTGTTCCTGGAGGCCAACCCCGGCCTGACGGCGGAAGGGGTCGCCATCATCTGCTCCCGCCGCGACGTTGCGGAGGTGCGGGTCTGCCTGAACAAGGATCTGGGATTCGTCGCCTGCGGCCAGAAGGTGGTCGACCGCTGCCGCGACCGTGACGCCGTCCTGTCGGCCGACGTGGCGCCGTCCCAGCCGCGCCGCACCACGCCACCCACCGCCATACCGGTCCTGCCGCCGGCCCCGGCTCCCGCCGCCGCCACGGCGCGCTGA
- the aat gene encoding leucyl/phenylalanyl-tRNA--protein transferase yields the protein MFTLSAPILLRAYAAGIFPMAESAESRELHWFDPERRGILPLDGFHVSRSLRKTLRRRPFELRFDSAFRAVIEGCAEATEERPKTWINDDIIRLYGDLFDSGFAHSVECWRDGRLVGGLYGVSIGGAYFGESMFSRETGASKVALVHLVARLRAAGFALLDTQFVTEHLSRFGAVEIPRTEYRRRLAAAMERKTDFRGVDQPAALAELLETAATPPS from the coding sequence ATGTTCACCCTGTCCGCCCCGATCCTGCTGCGCGCCTATGCCGCCGGCATCTTCCCGATGGCCGAAAGCGCCGAATCGCGGGAGTTGCACTGGTTCGACCCGGAACGCCGCGGCATCCTGCCGCTGGATGGCTTCCACGTGTCGCGCAGCCTGCGCAAGACGCTGCGCCGCCGCCCGTTCGAGCTGCGCTTCGACAGCGCCTTCCGCGCGGTGATCGAGGGCTGCGCCGAAGCGACGGAGGAGCGGCCGAAGACCTGGATCAACGACGACATCATCCGCCTCTACGGCGACCTGTTCGATAGCGGTTTCGCCCACAGCGTGGAATGTTGGCGCGACGGCCGGCTGGTCGGCGGGCTTTACGGCGTGTCGATCGGCGGCGCCTATTTCGGCGAGAGCATGTTCAGCCGCGAGACCGGCGCCAGCAAGGTGGCGCTGGTCCATCTGGTCGCCCGCCTGCGCGCCGCCGGCTTCGCCCTGCTCGACACCCAGTTCGTGACCGAGCATCTGAGCCGCTTCGGCGCCGTCGAAATCCCGCGCACCGAATACCGCCGCCGCCTCGCCGCTGCGATGGAGCGCAAGACCGATTTCCGCGGCGTCGATCAGCCGGCGGCACTGGCCGAGCTGCTGGAGACGGCGGCCACGCCCCCCTCCTGA
- a CDS encoding anhydro-N-acetylmuramic acid kinase, translated as MMEATEGLRTVVGLMSGTSMDGIDAALLRTDGRDRVEALGFLTIPYDDAFRARLRGCLGRTDGGEPVAGVERELTEAHADAVRRLLERAGVPPAAVALIGFHGHTIHHDPDRRLTRQIGDGARLAASTGIAVVNDLRSADVAAGGQGAPLVPLFHRALAHGLPRPLAILNIGGVANVTWIGPEPAGGGEAGGGQAGGGEAEVVACDTGPGNALIDDWVLRHGLGRFDAGGALAAAGLVDDAALATLMAHPYFDRPAPKSLDRDAFDPAPVAGLSPQDGAATLTAFTAGSVARVLPHLPAAPVRWLVCGGGRHNATLMAMLADRLGVPVEPADRVGWDGDALEAQAFGYLAVRSRLGLPLSLPGTTGVPAPMPGGVFHPAA; from the coding sequence ATGATGGAAGCGACGGAGGGGCTGCGCACGGTGGTCGGCCTGATGAGCGGCACGTCGATGGACGGCATCGACGCCGCCCTGCTGCGCACCGACGGCCGTGACCGGGTGGAGGCGCTTGGCTTCCTGACCATCCCCTATGACGACGCGTTCCGCGCCCGGCTGCGCGGCTGTCTCGGCCGTACCGATGGCGGCGAGCCGGTGGCCGGGGTGGAGCGGGAGCTGACCGAGGCCCATGCCGACGCGGTGCGCCGCCTGCTGGAGCGGGCGGGCGTCCCGCCGGCGGCGGTTGCGCTGATCGGTTTTCACGGCCACACCATCCACCATGATCCCGACCGGCGCCTGACCCGGCAGATCGGCGACGGCGCCCGGCTGGCGGCATCGACCGGCATCGCCGTGGTCAATGATCTCCGCAGCGCCGATGTCGCCGCCGGCGGGCAGGGGGCGCCGCTGGTCCCGCTGTTCCACCGGGCACTGGCCCATGGGCTGCCGCGTCCGCTCGCCATCCTCAACATCGGCGGCGTCGCCAACGTCACCTGGATCGGGCCTGAGCCGGCGGGCGGCGGGGAGGCAGGGGGCGGGCAGGCAGGGGGTGGGGAGGCCGAGGTGGTCGCCTGCGACACCGGGCCGGGCAACGCCCTGATCGATGATTGGGTGCTGCGCCACGGGCTCGGCCGCTTCGATGCCGGCGGCGCGCTGGCGGCGGCGGGGCTGGTCGACGATGCGGCGCTGGCCACGCTGATGGCCCATCCCTATTTCGACCGTCCGGCGCCCAAGTCGCTGGATCGCGACGCCTTCGACCCGGCGCCGGTGGCCGGCCTGTCGCCGCAGGATGGCGCCGCCACCCTGACCGCCTTCACCGCCGGCTCGGTCGCCCGCGTGCTGCCCCATCTGCCGGCGGCGCCGGTGCGCTGGCTGGTCTGCGGTGGCGGGCGTCACAACGCCACGCTGATGGCGATGCTGGCCGACCGGCTGGGCGTGCCCGTCGAGCCGGCCGACCGGGTCGGCTGGGACGGCGACGCGCTGGAGGCCCAGGCCTTCGGCTATCTCGCCGTGCGCAGCCGGCTCGGGCTGCCGCTCAGCCTGCCGGGAACCACCGGCGTTCCGGCGCCCATGCCCGGCGGCGTGTTCCACCCGGCCGCCTGA
- the bcp gene encoding thioredoxin-dependent thiol peroxidase codes for MTVDVGSPAPDFTMPTDGGGSVTLSALRGKPVVLYFYPKDDTSGCTSEACGFRDQLPDFSAVDAVVIGVSKDGVASHDKFKAKHELTFTLASDGDGAVCEAYGTWVEKSMYGRKYMGIDRATFVIDKDGVVRNVWRKVKVTGHVAAVLKAVQAL; via the coding sequence ATGACCGTAGACGTCGGATCGCCCGCCCCGGATTTCACCATGCCGACCGATGGCGGGGGCAGCGTCACCCTGTCGGCCCTGCGCGGCAAGCCGGTGGTTCTCTATTTCTACCCGAAGGACGACACCTCGGGCTGTACCTCGGAGGCCTGCGGCTTCCGCGACCAGCTGCCCGACTTCTCCGCCGTCGACGCGGTGGTGATCGGCGTCTCCAAGGACGGCGTCGCCAGCCATGACAAGTTCAAGGCCAAGCACGAGCTGACCTTCACCCTGGCGTCGGACGGCGACGGCGCCGTCTGCGAGGCCTATGGCACCTGGGTCGAGAAGAGCATGTATGGCCGCAAATACATGGGCATCGACCGCGCCACCTTCGTGATCGACAAGGACGGCGTGGTGCGCAACGTCTGGCGCAAGGTGAAGGTCACCGGCCATGTCGCCGCGGTGCTGAAGGCGGTGCAGGCGCTGTAA
- a CDS encoding bifunctional [glutamine synthetase] adenylyltransferase/[glutamine synthetase]-adenylyl-L-tyrosine phosphorylase → MSFPSPLPKPFDAAQAAQGMERWRQQAAMAEPEARAWAEAFAESEPGRALIAAVCGNSPYLGHSLTRELPFVVRTLTDGFDATFAALIASLHAEHGGEKSMDRLMAGLRVAKRRAALLIALADITGAWPLFRVTGALSELAETGVRLATAFLLRRAAEAGTLTLPDPQRPWIGSGLIVLGMGKLGGRELNYSSDIDLIVLYDDAVVQTPQPDNLARTFIRLARDLVRIMDERTKDGYVFRTDLRLRPDPGATPLAVSVSAAEIYYGSVGQNWERAAMIKARPIAGDPEAGAAFLRFLEPFVWRRNLDFAAIQDIHSIKRQINAHKGHREVTVNGHDIKVGRGGIREIEFFAQTQQLIFGGRDPRVRIAPTLMANEALCGVGRVPAQTVEELAGAYHFLRRVEHRIQMIDDQQTHRIPADDAGVAHLATFLGYDDPAGFRAELLATLGQVEDRYAELFEEAPSLSGPGNLVFTGTDPDPGTVETLTGMGFADPARVISVVSAWHRGRYRATRSARARELLTELTPALLSALAKTPTPDSALMNFDDFLGKLPAGVGLFSLFVANPWLLELVAEIMGIAPQLAQTLSRNPSLLDAVLSPDFFDPLPGRDQGLAADHARVMAAARDFEDALTLSRRWTNDQRFRAGVHILRGITDGDRCGVFLADLADIVVPDLARRVEEEFAQRHGRIPGGAWVVAAMGKLGSRQLTITSDIDLIVIYDVAPGEGPRLSDGAKPLSPNEYYIKLTQRLTNAITAPMGDGRLYEVDMRLRPSGNAGPLATSLEAFAKYQAGDAWTWEHMALTRARVIGGDPALAERVSAAFRSVLTAPRDADRLLRDVADMRRRIDKEFGTANVWNVKYARGGLIDIEFIAQYLQLRFAHERPGILHIGTASALRSAAAAGALDPAVAEELEATLRLWRRVQGFLRLTTAGVLDPDQVAPSLLAGLVRAAFPTGFPGGREPGAVDFPELDHRIRAVAARAHGHFKALVEEPAGRLAPPDTTPPA, encoded by the coding sequence ATGTCGTTCCCAAGCCCCTTGCCGAAGCCCTTCGACGCCGCGCAGGCGGCGCAGGGGATGGAACGCTGGCGCCAGCAGGCCGCCATGGCGGAGCCGGAGGCGCGGGCCTGGGCCGAGGCCTTCGCCGAGTCGGAGCCGGGGCGGGCGCTGATCGCGGCGGTGTGCGGCAACAGCCCGTATCTCGGCCACAGCCTGACGCGGGAGCTGCCCTTCGTCGTCCGGACGCTGACGGACGGCTTCGACGCCACCTTCGCCGCCCTGATCGCCTCCCTCCATGCCGAGCATGGCGGGGAAAAATCGATGGACCGGCTGATGGCCGGTTTGCGGGTGGCGAAGCGGCGGGCGGCGCTGCTGATCGCGCTGGCCGACATCACCGGGGCCTGGCCGCTGTTCCGCGTCACCGGCGCCCTGTCGGAACTGGCGGAGACGGGGGTGCGATTGGCCACGGCTTTCCTGCTGCGCCGCGCGGCGGAGGCGGGGACGCTGACGCTGCCGGATCCGCAGCGGCCGTGGATCGGTTCGGGCCTGATCGTGTTGGGCATGGGCAAGCTTGGCGGGCGCGAACTCAACTATTCCAGCGACATCGACCTGATCGTCCTGTACGACGACGCTGTTGTGCAGACGCCCCAGCCGGACAACCTCGCACGGACCTTCATCAGGCTCGCACGCGATCTTGTCCGCATTATGGATGAACGGACCAAGGACGGCTACGTCTTCCGCACCGACCTCCGGCTCCGCCCCGATCCGGGGGCGACGCCGCTGGCGGTTTCCGTCTCCGCGGCCGAAATTTATTACGGCAGCGTCGGCCAGAACTGGGAACGCGCGGCGATGATCAAGGCCCGTCCGATCGCCGGCGATCCGGAGGCGGGGGCCGCCTTCCTGCGTTTCCTGGAACCCTTCGTCTGGCGCCGCAACCTGGATTTCGCCGCCATCCAGGACATCCATTCGATCAAGCGCCAGATCAACGCCCACAAGGGCCACCGCGAGGTGACGGTCAACGGCCACGACATCAAGGTCGGGCGGGGCGGCATCCGCGAGATCGAATTCTTCGCCCAGACCCAGCAGCTGATCTTCGGCGGGCGCGACCCGCGCGTCCGCATCGCCCCGACCCTGATGGCGAACGAGGCGCTTTGCGGTGTCGGCCGGGTGCCGGCGCAGACGGTGGAGGAGCTTGCGGGGGCCTATCATTTCCTGCGCCGGGTCGAACATCGCATCCAGATGATCGACGACCAGCAGACCCACCGCATTCCCGCCGATGACGCCGGGGTGGCGCATCTCGCCACCTTCCTCGGCTATGACGACCCGGCCGGTTTCCGGGCGGAGCTGCTGGCGACGCTGGGGCAGGTCGAGGACCGTTACGCCGAGCTGTTCGAGGAGGCGCCGTCGCTGTCCGGTCCCGGCAACCTCGTCTTCACCGGCACCGACCCCGATCCCGGCACGGTGGAAACGCTGACCGGCATGGGCTTCGCCGATCCGGCCCGCGTCATCAGCGTGGTGTCGGCCTGGCACCGCGGCCGCTACCGCGCCACCCGGTCGGCCCGCGCGCGCGAGCTGCTGACCGAGCTGACGCCGGCCCTGCTGAGCGCGCTGGCCAAGACGCCGACGCCCGATTCGGCGCTGATGAATTTCGACGATTTCCTCGGCAAGCTGCCGGCCGGCGTCGGGCTGTTCTCGCTGTTCGTCGCCAATCCCTGGCTGCTGGAGCTGGTGGCGGAGATCATGGGCATCGCGCCCCAGCTGGCGCAGACCCTGTCACGCAACCCGTCGCTGCTGGACGCGGTGCTGTCGCCCGATTTCTTCGATCCGCTGCCGGGCAGGGACCAGGGGCTGGCCGCCGACCATGCCCGCGTGATGGCGGCGGCCCGCGATTTCGAGGATGCGCTGACCCTGTCGCGGCGCTGGACCAACGACCAGCGCTTCCGCGCCGGGGTGCACATCCTGCGCGGCATCACCGACGGCGACCGCTGCGGCGTCTTCCTGGCCGATCTCGCCGACATCGTCGTGCCCGACCTCGCCCGCCGGGTCGAGGAGGAGTTCGCCCAGCGCCATGGCCGCATTCCCGGCGGTGCTTGGGTGGTCGCGGCGATGGGCAAGCTGGGCAGCCGCCAGCTGACGATCACGTCCGACATCGACCTGATCGTGATCTACGACGTGGCGCCGGGTGAGGGGCCGCGCCTGTCGGATGGCGCCAAGCCGCTGTCGCCCAACGAATATTACATCAAGCTGACCCAGCGCCTGACCAACGCCATCACGGCGCCGATGGGTGACGGCCGGCTGTACGAGGTCGACATGCGGCTGCGCCCGTCCGGCAATGCCGGGCCGCTCGCCACCTCGCTGGAGGCCTTCGCCAAGTATCAGGCCGGCGACGCCTGGACCTGGGAGCATATGGCGCTGACCCGCGCCCGGGTGATCGGCGGCGACCCCGCCCTGGCGGAGCGGGTGTCGGCGGCGTTCCGCTCGGTGTTGACGGCGCCGCGCGATGCCGACCGGCTGCTGCGGGATGTCGCCGACATGCGCCGCCGGATCGACAAGGAGTTCGGGACGGCCAATGTCTGGAACGTCAAATACGCCCGCGGCGGCCTGATCGACATCGAGTTCATCGCCCAATATCTGCAACTGCGCTTCGCCCACGAGCGGCCGGGCATCCTGCATATCGGCACCGCCAGCGCGTTGCGCTCCGCCGCCGCGGCCGGCGCCCTGGACCCGGCGGTGGCGGAGGAGCTGGAGGCGACGCTGCGGCTGTGGCGGCGGGTGCAGGGCTTCCTGCGGCTGACCACGGCGGGTGTGCTGGACCCCGACCAGGTGGCGCCCAGCCTGCTGGCCGGGCTGGTCCGCGCCGCCTTTCCCACCGGTTTTCCGGGCGGGCGCGAGCCGGGCGCTGTTGACTTCCCGGAGCTTGACCACAGAATCCGTGCCGTCGCCGCCCGCGCCCATGGCCATTTCAAGGCCCTGGTCGAGGAGCCGGCGGGCCGTCTGGCCCCACCCGACACCACGCCCCCGGCCTGA
- a CDS encoding DUF3971 domain-containing protein, whose product MIRRTTKILTLTLTGSAAVAIAAGGLFAWRLAQGPITLDALIPYVERALSDRDGRVRTEVGELVLSLESDDALQDGGGRRLDLRARRVRALNADGVELAAVPEMGIGFSIPALLRGTLSPTRIDLVRPRLSVLRRADGSLAFDVRAETEPDRKPDDGAPDLMDEALESLRRPPDIDRPLGLLRRLSVAGADLRVENRMLGLSWHATRADIVLTRDAQGAQGRARVTLDLGTAGGGTAGGTGAARAVTVAATGHYNIADTTTDLSLSVDGLEPAALAEIGPALAPLSAIRLPLSGTVRTRLDSRFQPLTADLALNSGGGGGGTIALPELWPRPVSVQSLALRGTLDVAGRRLRIADLALKAESPDDSGPLALNGQGELGETNGARDLQARLSLTAGGRTAGLELSGRQGPDGNGGATARLTTLTPAAIAGLAPPLAPLKAAELPLSGTVEVAFDSFLRPTGGKADLSAGRGRVIRPDLFDGPLPIDSARLRLHGDRDRIELDGLNAVLGESGGPQPRLEASGTALRQGDRLTVEAKTVARAVALDELHRYWPLVASPNAREWVTRNLSRGTVTEARAEATLSLPLGGSGGSGGAGEPDLTRFLATMAGENISVRYFNDLTPVTGAGLEATTDGTTFTVLTKGGRIHDPKSGDIELGDGKVVIGGLDIGKETMDIRLPIQGPVRSIMTLIDMPPLGYPTKLEMDPKRTQGTAEAQLHFAFPLLADLKVEQLELDVAGKLHKVGVEKVAAGMNATDGELSLALDLKAMQIKGATKLDGIPVAIDWTESFDGAAKGPRTRIAVKGDATADDLRAHGIDLEDRVQGPFGADLLFTVDRRRKLALTAALNLEKTRLSIEELGWAKPPGKPGTGKLTLEFDKDRPTRISNLTIDAGGLKSVTNLELADGGKRVARVQTPSFTLGQTDLRADLTVLPPTKPGGPSGGYSGTITGASLDARGLTGKTPSGEGAVTPPKKPSSASDGGRNTPLDVTIKFDSVVFGDGRRLRQVAGSLRRDANAWTLLDVSGRSDGGGVSLKWRPGPQGLYDLAISAEDLGSALMAMDLNDRMRGGRLTLTGRSAEARADAAIVGKAEIRDYTLIDVPALARILNAISPSGFAELLGGGKGINFGRMSAEFRKEGRTLTLKDLRTSGSALGLTLEGQIDLDTESANLRGTIVPIYGLNRLIGQIPLLGDVLSGGEGQGIFSATWHVQGPLSDPDVSVNPLAVLAPGFLRNLFFLGDGGATAPDTRPPPESHMR is encoded by the coding sequence TTGATCCGTCGCACCACCAAGATTCTCACCCTGACGCTGACCGGAAGCGCCGCCGTCGCCATCGCGGCGGGCGGGCTGTTCGCCTGGCGACTGGCGCAGGGGCCGATCACACTCGACGCGCTGATCCCCTATGTCGAACGGGCGTTGAGCGACCGCGACGGCCGCGTCCGCACCGAAGTGGGGGAACTGGTGCTGTCGCTGGAGAGCGACGACGCGCTCCAGGATGGCGGCGGCCGGCGCCTGGACCTGCGCGCCCGCCGGGTACGGGCGCTGAACGCCGACGGGGTGGAGCTGGCGGCGGTGCCGGAGATGGGCATCGGCTTCTCCATCCCGGCGCTGCTGCGCGGCACGCTGTCGCCGACGCGCATCGATCTGGTGCGCCCGCGCCTCAGCGTGCTGCGCCGGGCCGACGGCAGCCTCGCCTTCGACGTGCGGGCGGAGACCGAACCGGACCGCAAGCCCGATGACGGCGCTCCCGACCTGATGGACGAGGCGCTGGAAAGCCTGCGCCGCCCGCCCGACATCGACCGGCCGCTGGGGCTGCTGCGCCGGCTGTCGGTGGCGGGGGCCGACCTGCGGGTCGAGAACCGCATGCTCGGCCTGTCCTGGCATGCCACCCGCGCCGACATCGTCCTGACCCGCGACGCCCAGGGCGCCCAGGGCCGCGCCCGCGTGACGCTCGATCTCGGCACCGCGGGCGGCGGCACAGCCGGCGGAACCGGGGCCGCCCGCGCGGTGACCGTCGCCGCCACCGGCCATTACAACATCGCCGACACCACCACCGACCTTTCCCTCTCCGTCGATGGGCTGGAGCCGGCGGCCCTGGCGGAGATCGGCCCGGCGCTGGCGCCGCTGTCGGCGATCAGGCTGCCGCTGTCGGGCACGGTGAGGACGCGGCTCGATTCGCGGTTCCAGCCCTTGACGGCCGACCTCGCGCTCAACAGTGGCGGTGGCGGTGGCGGCACCATCGCCTTGCCCGAGCTGTGGCCGCGACCCGTCTCCGTACAGAGCCTGGCGCTGCGCGGCACCCTGGATGTGGCGGGCCGGCGGTTGCGGATCGCCGATCTGGCGCTGAAGGCGGAGTCGCCCGACGACAGCGGCCCGCTGGCGCTGAATGGCCAGGGAGAGCTGGGTGAGACCAACGGGGCCCGCGATCTGCAAGCCCGCCTGTCGTTGACCGCCGGCGGCCGGACCGCCGGGCTGGAGCTGTCGGGACGGCAGGGACCGGACGGGAACGGCGGCGCGACGGCCCGCCTGACCACGCTCACCCCCGCCGCCATCGCCGGCCTCGCCCCGCCGCTGGCGCCGCTGAAGGCGGCCGAGCTGCCGCTGTCGGGAACGGTCGAGGTCGCCTTCGATTCCTTCCTGCGGCCGACCGGCGGCAAGGCCGACCTCAGCGCCGGCCGGGGACGGGTGATCCGGCCCGACCTGTTCGACGGGCCGCTGCCGATCGATTCGGCCCGGCTCCGCCTGCATGGCGACCGCGACCGCATCGAGCTGGACGGGCTGAACGCGGTCCTGGGCGAGAGCGGCGGACCGCAGCCGCGGCTGGAGGCCAGCGGCACCGCGCTGCGCCAGGGCGACCGCTTGACGGTGGAGGCGAAGACCGTCGCCCGCGCCGTGGCGCTGGACGAGCTGCACCGCTACTGGCCCCTGGTCGCCAGCCCCAACGCGCGGGAGTGGGTGACCCGGAACCTGTCCCGCGGAACGGTGACCGAGGCGCGGGCGGAGGCCACGCTCTCCCTGCCGCTCGGCGGTTCGGGGGGCTCGGGGGGCGCGGGCGAGCCCGATCTGACCCGCTTCCTCGCGACCATGGCGGGGGAGAACATCAGCGTCCGCTATTTCAACGACCTCACTCCAGTCACCGGCGCCGGGCTGGAGGCGACGACCGACGGCACGACCTTCACCGTCCTGACCAAGGGCGGGCGGATTCACGATCCGAAATCGGGCGACATCGAGCTTGGCGACGGCAAGGTGGTGATCGGCGGGCTGGACATCGGCAAGGAGACGATGGACATCCGCCTGCCCATCCAGGGGCCGGTCCGCTCGATCATGACCCTGATCGACATGCCGCCGCTGGGCTATCCGACCAAGCTGGAGATGGACCCCAAGCGCACCCAGGGCACGGCGGAGGCCCAGCTCCACTTCGCCTTCCCGCTGCTGGCCGACCTGAAGGTCGAGCAGCTGGAGCTGGACGTGGCCGGCAAGCTGCACAAGGTCGGGGTGGAGAAGGTGGCTGCCGGGATGAACGCCACCGATGGCGAGCTGTCGCTGGCGCTCGACCTGAAGGCGATGCAGATCAAGGGCGCCACCAAGCTGGACGGCATCCCGGTCGCCATCGATTGGACCGAGTCGTTCGACGGCGCCGCCAAGGGTCCGCGCACCCGCATCGCGGTGAAGGGCGACGCCACCGCCGACGACCTGCGCGCCCATGGCATCGACCTGGAGGACCGGGTGCAGGGCCCCTTCGGCGCCGACCTCCTGTTCACGGTCGACCGCAGGCGCAAGCTGGCGCTGACCGCCGCGCTGAACCTGGAGAAGACCCGGCTGTCGATCGAGGAGCTGGGCTGGGCCAAGCCCCCCGGCAAGCCCGGCACCGGCAAGCTGACGCTGGAGTTCGACAAGGACCGCCCGACCCGGATCAGCAACCTGACCATCGACGCCGGCGGGCTGAAGAGCGTCACCAACCTGGAACTGGCCGATGGCGGCAAGCGGGTGGCGCGGGTGCAGACCCCCAGCTTCACGCTGGGCCAGACCGACCTGCGCGCCGACCTGACCGTGCTGCCCCCGACGAAGCCCGGCGGCCCGTCCGGCGGCTATTCCGGCACCATCACCGGCGCCAGCCTGGACGCCCGTGGGCTGACCGGCAAGACGCCGTCGGGCGAGGGCGCGGTGACGCCGCCCAAGAAGCCGTCATCGGCCAGCGACGGCGGCCGCAACACCCCGCTGGACGTCACCATCAAGTTCGATTCGGTGGTGTTCGGCGACGGGCGACGGCTGCGGCAGGTCGCCGGCTCGCTGCGGCGGGACGCCAATGCCTGGACCCTGCTGGACGTCAGCGGACGCAGCGACGGCGGCGGCGTGTCGCTGAAATGGCGGCCGGGGCCGCAGGGCCTCTATGACCTCGCCATCTCCGCCGAGGATCTGGGGTCGGCCTTGATGGCGATGGACCTGAACGACCGCATGCGCGGCGGCCGGCTGACCCTGACCGGCCGGTCGGCGGAAGCGCGGGCCGATGCCGCCATCGTCGGCAAGGCGGAGATCCGCGACTACACGCTGATCGACGTTCCGGCCTTGGCCCGCATCCTCAACGCCATCTCGCCGTCGGGCTTCGCCGAGCTGCTGGGCGGCGGCAAGGGCATCAATTTCGGCCGCATGTCGGCGGAGTTCCGCAAGGAAGGCCGGACGCTGACGCTGAAGGATTTGCGCACGTCGGGCTCGGCGTTGGGCCTGACGCTGGAGGGCCAGATCGATCTGGACACGGAAAGCGCCAATCTGAGAGGCACCATCGTGCCGATCTATGGCCTGAACCGCCTGATCGGCCAGATTCCACTGCTCGGCGACGTGCTGAGCGGCGGCGAGGGCCAGGGCATCTTCTCCGCCACCTGGCATGTCCAGGGACCACTGTCGGACCCCGACGTGTCGGTCAACCCGCTGGCGGTGCTGGCCCCGGGCTTCCTGCGCAACCTGTTCTTCCTGGGCGACGGCGGCGCGACGGCGCCGGACACGAGGCCGCCGCCGGAGTCGCATATGAGGTGA